The following are encoded in a window of Vidua chalybeata isolate OUT-0048 chromosome 23, bVidCha1 merged haplotype, whole genome shotgun sequence genomic DNA:
- the TMEM45B gene encoding transmembrane protein 45B, with the protein MANFKGHALPGSFFLLFGLWWSVKYPLQYLSQKVNKKSHRAYCFQRVDAIEGGIKILFSLIGMLAEQFVPDGPHLYLYSGEKHDWVKLMNWQHTTMYLFYGLSGVVDVLTYMSQLVPQGLDRLMLAVAVFVEGCLFYYHVLHRPMLDQHIHSLLLITIFAGAGSILLEVFLHDNIVLEMFRAHITIVQGTWFWQIGVVLFQPWGGPVWDENDHSNIMFLTMCFFWHWAAAVAILAVNYTLAYCCLQRLRRGIGEPYISLGVRQQKCDNSSQAAFLNGSDEE; encoded by the exons ATGGCGAACTTTAAGGGTCACGCGCTTCCAGGCAGCTTCTTCCTGCTCTTTGGACTCTGGTGGTCAGTGAAATACCCACTGCAGTATCTCAGccagaaagtaaataaaaaatcccacagagcTTACTGCTTCCAGCGTGTGGATGCCATTGAAGGGGGAATCAAAATCCTCTTTTCTCTAATAG ggatgctggcGGAGCAGTTTGTCCCTGATGGTCCCCACTTGTACCTGTACAGTGGGGAGAAGCACGACTGGGTGAAGCTGATGAACTGGCAGCACACCACCATGTACCTCTTCTACGGCCTCTCCGGGGTGGTAGATGTCCTCACCTACATGTCCCAGCTGGTGCCGCAGGGTCTGGATCGCCTTATGTTGGCTGTGGCCGTGTTCGTTGAAG GTTGTCTCTTCTATTACCACGTTCTTCACCGCCCCATGTTGGATCAGCACATCCACTCCCTGCTGCTCATCACCATCtttgctggggctggcagcatcCTACTGGAGGTTTTCCTGCATGACAACATTGTCCTGGAGATGTTCCGAGCCCACATCACCATTGTCCAGGGAACGTGGTTCTGGCAG ATCGGTGTTGTGCTGTTCCAGCCATGGGGAGGTCCTGTGTGGGATGAGAATGACCACAGCAACATCATGTTCCTCACGATGTGCTTCTTCTGGCactgggcagctgctgtggccaTCCTAGCTGTGAACTACACCCTCGCTTACTG CTGTCTCCAGAGGCTCCGGAGAGGCATTGGAGAGCCCTACATCAGCCTGGGGGTCCGGCAGCAGAAGTGTGACAACAGCTCCCAAGCTGCCTTCTTGAATGGCTCCGATGAAGAGTGA